In a genomic window of Myotis daubentonii chromosome 18, mMyoDau2.1, whole genome shotgun sequence:
- the PEA15 gene encoding astrocytic phosphoprotein PEA-15, translating into MAEYGTLLQDLTSNITLEDLEQLKSACKEDIPSEKSEEITTGSAWFSFLESHNKLDKDNLSYIEHIFEISRRPDLLTMVVDYRTRVLKISEEDELDTKLTRIPSAKKYKDIIRQPSEEEIIKLAPPPKKA; encoded by the exons ATGGCCGAGTACGGGACCCTCCTCCAGGACCTGACCAGCAACATCACCCTGGAAGATCTGGAGCAGCTCAAGTCGGCCTGCAAGGAGGACATCCCCAGTGAGAAGAGTGAGGAGATCACCACGGGCAGCGCCTGGTTCAGCTTCCTGGAGAGCCACAACAAGCTGGACaaag ACAACCTCTCCTACATTGAGCACATCTTTGAGATCTCTCGCCGACCTGACCTACTCACTATGGTGGTTGACTACAGAACCCGTGTTCTGAAGATCTCTGAGGAGGACGAGCTGGACACCAAGCTCACCCGTATCCCCAGTGCCAAGAAGTACAAAG ACATTATCCGGCAGCCCTCTGAGGAAGAGATCATCAAACTGGCTCCTCCACCGAAGAAAGCCTGA
- the DCAF8 gene encoding DDB1- and CUL4-associated factor 8 produces MSRKGSSTDGKTDLANGSMSSSPEEMSGAEEGRETSSGIEIEASDLSLSLTGDDGGPNRTSTESRDTDTESSGEDKDSDSMEDTGHYSINDENQVHDRSEEEEEEEEEEEEEQPRRRVQLKRANRDQDSSDDERALEDWVSSETSALPRPRWQALPALRERELGSSSRFVYEACGARVFVQRFRLQHGLEGHTGCVNTLHFNQRGTWLASGSDDLKVVVWDWVRRQPVLDFESGHKSNVFQAKFLPNSGDSTLAMCARDGQVRVAELSATQCCKNTKRVAQHKGASHKLALEPDSPCTFLSAGEDAVVFTIDLRQDRPASKLVVTKEKEKKVGLYTIYVNPANTHQFAVGGRDQFVRIYDQRKINENENNGVLKKFCPHHLVNSESKANITCLVYSHDGTELLASYNDEDIYLFNSSHSDGAQYVKRYKGHRNNATVKGVNFYGPKSEFVVSGSDCGHIFLWEKSSCQIIQFMEGDKGGVVNCLEPHPHLPVLATSGLDHDVKIWAPTAEASTELIGLKDVIKKNKRERDEDSLHHTDLFDSHMLWFLMHHLRQRRHHRRWRDPGVGATDADSDESPSSSDTSDEEEGPDRVQCMPS; encoded by the exons ATGTCCAGAAAAGGGAGCAGCACAGATGGCAAAACAGACTTAGCTAATG GAAGCATGTCTAGCAGTCCAGAGGAGATGTCTGGCGCtgaagaggggagggagacatCCTCAGGCATTGAAATAGAGGCCTCAGACCTGAGCTTGAGCCTGACGGGGGATGATGGTGGCCCCAATCGCACCAGCACAGAAAGTCGAGACACAGATACAGAGAGCTCAGGTGAAGACAAGGACTCTGACAGCATGGAGGACACTGGCCATTACTCCATCAATGATGAAAACCAAGTCCATGATCgctcagaggaagaggaggaggaagaagaggaggaggaggaagagcagcctCGGCGTCGTGTACAGCTCAAGCGGGCCAACCGTGACCAGGACTCATCAGATGACGAGCGGGCCTTGGAGGACTGGGTGTCCTCGGAAACATCAGCCCTTCCCCGACCTCGCTGGCAAGCCCTTCCTGCCCTTCGGGAGCGGGAGCTGGGTTCAAGTTCCCGCTTTGTATATGAGGCTTGTGGGGCAAGGGTCTTTGTGCAGCGTTTCCGCCTGCAGCATGGGCTTGAGGGCCACACTGGTTGTGTCAATACCCTGCACTTTAACCAGCGTGGAACTTGGCTGGCCAGTGGCAGTGATGACCTGAAAGTGGTGGTTTGGGACTGGGTGCGGCGGCAGCCGGTACTGGACTTTGAGAGTGGCCACAAAAGCAATGTCTTCCAG GCAAAGTTCCTTCCTAACAGTGGTGATTCTACCCTGGCCATGTGTGCCCGTGATGGGCAGGTGCGGGTAGCAGAGTTGTCTGCCACACAGTGCTGCAAGAATACGAAGCGTGTGGCCCAGCATAAGGGAGCGTCCCACAAG TTGGCCCTGGAACCAGACTCTCCTTGTACGTTTCTATCTGCAGGTGAAGATGCAGTTGTCTTCACCATTGACCTCAGACAAGACCGGCCAGCTTC GAAGCTGGTGGtgacaaaagagaaagagaagaaagtgggGCTGTATACAATCTATGTAAATCCTGCCAATACTCACCAGTTTGCAGTGGGTGGACGAGATCAGTTTGTAAG GATTTATGACCAGAGGAAAATTAATGAGAATGAAAACAATGGAGTACTCAAGAAATTCTGTCCTCATCACCTG GTGAACAGTGAGTCCAAAGCAAACATCACCTGTCTTGTGTACAGCCACGACGGCACAG AGCTCCTGGCCAGTTACAACGATGAAGACATTTATCTCTTCAACTCCTCTCACAGTGATGGGGCCCAGTATGTGAAGAGATATAAGGGCCACAGAAATAACGCCACAG TTAAAGGCGTCAATTTCTATGGCCCCAAGAGTGAGTTTGTGGTGAGCGGTAGTGACTGCGGCCATATCTTCCTCTGGGAGAAATCATCCTGCCAGATCATTCAGTTCATGGAGGGGGACAAGGGAGGCGTG GTAAACTGTCTTGAGCCCCACCCTCACTTGCCTGTGCTGGCAACCAGCGGCCTGGACCATGATGTCAAGATCTGGGCACCCACAGCTGAAGCTTCTACTGAGCTTATAGGGCTAAAGGAT GTGATTAAGAAGAACAAGCGGGAACGGGATGAAGATAGCTTGCACCACACTGACCTGTTCGATAGCCACATGCTCTGGTTCCTCATGCATCACCTGAGGCAGAGACGCCATCACCGG CGCTGGCGAGATCCTGGGGTCGGGGCCACAGATGCAGACTCTGATGAGTCTCCCAGTTCCTCAGACACATCGGACGAGGAGGAGGGCCCTGACCGGGTGCAGTGCATGCCGTCCTGA